In the uncultured Methanobacterium sp. genome, one interval contains:
- the minD gene encoding cell division ATPase MinD: MSRFIALASGKGGVGRTSLTFNLGVALSLFGEEVVMLDLDLMMSNMDVITGLLNPEVTLHDVLMRDKAVQDCVYQVNQGALVIPTGMHFETLKTINPNYVSWKKIMEEISSYGNIFLMDLPSGINSNIFEALPEDTEAILVTNSTMPAVADALKIRILLNELNIEILGFVLNMWYEDNFLLSVNEIESILEVPMISVISYDREMDRSIALGNSVMELNPASPISNEIMQLAADLIGKEYKPVQPDNEGIMERIKKFVGILPENK, translated from the coding sequence ATGTCTAGATTTATTGCTCTAGCATCTGGAAAAGGAGGAGTGGGGAGAACATCCCTCACTTTTAACTTAGGAGTAGCCCTGAGTCTTTTCGGTGAAGAAGTGGTCATGTTGGATCTTGATCTAATGATGTCCAATATGGATGTCATAACCGGACTTTTAAATCCAGAAGTAACCCTACATGATGTATTAATGCGTGATAAGGCAGTTCAGGACTGTGTCTATCAGGTGAATCAGGGAGCCCTGGTAATACCAACTGGAATGCATTTTGAGACCCTGAAAACCATTAATCCAAACTACGTGTCATGGAAAAAGATAATGGAGGAAATCTCATCCTATGGGAATATATTCCTTATGGATCTACCCTCTGGAATTAACTCTAACATCTTCGAAGCTCTGCCTGAAGATACTGAAGCCATACTGGTCACTAATTCCACCATGCCTGCAGTTGCCGATGCTTTGAAAATCAGGATACTCTTGAATGAACTTAACATTGAAATCCTTGGTTTTGTCTTGAACATGTGGTACGAAGATAATTTCCTGCTTTCAGTTAATGAAATAGAATCCATTCTTGAAGTACCCATGATCTCAGTGATCTCCTATGATCGGGAGATGGATCGTTCCATAGCACTGGGAAACTCAGTAATGGAGTTGAACCCTGCTTCCCCCATCAGTAACGAGATAATGCAACTGGCAGCAGACCTGATTGGAAAAGAATACAAACCGGTCCAGCCAGATAATGAGGGAATCATGGAACGGATCAAAAAATTTGTGGGCATACTGCCTGAGAACAAATAA
- a CDS encoding TatD family hydrolase, with the protein MIDAHIHADCRPYEDFERMAVAGIESALTLAHDPMRMTTSAVVLDHFYRILENDFERAGSNGLTLKAALGLHPRSICQDYKLVLRKLPWFLDHDEVIALGEVGLETASNIEREVFRTQLKMADELDMKVAVHTPRRNKREITIKTLSLINSNIDPSLVVVDHVDKSIIDLVVDFEGMLGITVQPQKMTPNEAVELLEGTFDDYGPERFMLDSDMSSSPSDPLSVPKTVHQLKLAGWDYKNIEMLSKKNAANFYGL; encoded by the coding sequence TTGAGAGAATGGCTGTTGCGGGGATAGAATCTGCCCTTACACTGGCTCATGATCCCATGAGGATGACCACCTCGGCAGTGGTATTGGACCACTTCTACCGTATACTGGAAAACGATTTTGAAAGGGCAGGAAGTAATGGTTTAACCCTAAAAGCAGCCCTGGGTCTTCACCCCCGGAGCATATGTCAGGATTACAAACTGGTGCTTCGTAAGCTGCCATGGTTCCTGGACCATGACGAAGTTATTGCCCTGGGTGAAGTTGGTCTTGAAACTGCTTCTAATATTGAAAGGGAAGTGTTCAGAACCCAGCTTAAGATGGCAGACGAGCTGGATATGAAGGTGGCAGTACACACTCCCCGAAGGAATAAAAGGGAAATTACCATTAAAACTCTCTCCTTAATCAACAGTAACATTGATCCGTCCCTGGTAGTGGTGGACCATGTGGATAAATCCATCATTGACTTGGTGGTGGATTTTGAGGGAATGCTGGGAATCACAGTGCAACCACAAAAAATGACCCCAAATGAAGCGGTTGAACTTTTGGAAGGAACATTTGATGATTATGGTCCTGAAAGGTTTATGCTGGATAGTGACATGAGTTCTTCACCATCAGACCCCTTATCTGTTCCTAAAACTGTTCACCAGCTTAAACTGGCAGGTTGGGATTATAAAAATATAGAAATGTTATCCAAAAAGAATGCAGCCAATTTTTATGGTCTTTAA